A single genomic interval of Carassius gibelio isolate Cgi1373 ecotype wild population from Czech Republic chromosome A22, carGib1.2-hapl.c, whole genome shotgun sequence harbors:
- the stx6 gene encoding syntaxin-6: MSMEDPFFVVKGEVQKAVNTAQGLHQRWMELLQDPGGASKEEVDWTTNELRNSLRSIEWDLEDLDETISIVEANPKKFNLDVMELAKRKAFITSTRQTVREMKDHMTSPMAITVSERKNRQTLMGDGGSRGPIWQPSGDNYTRLDRELKTANTQFIDEQQTQQHLIAEQQDEQLELVSGTIGVLKNMSQRIGQELDEQAVILDDFSHEMDSTQSRLDNVMKKLAKVSHMTSDRRQWCAIGILLAILFVVIILLIVL; encoded by the exons ATGTCAATGGAAGATCCGTTTTTCGTGGTGAAAGG AGAGGTGCAGAAGGCTGTGAACACAGCTCAGGGGCTTCATCAGAGATGGATGGAGCTGCTACAGGACCCGGGTGGAGCCAGCAAGGAGGAAGTGGACTGGACCACTAATGAGCTGAGGAACAGTTTGAGGTCCATTGAATGGGACTTGGAGGACTTGGATGAGACGATCA GTATTGTGGAGGCTAATCCAAAGAAGTTCAATCTCGATGTGATGGAGCTGGCCAAGAGGAAAGCCTTCATCACTAGCACAAGGCAAACAGTCAGG GAGATGAAAGACCACATGACTAGTCCAATGGCCATTACAGTGTCCGAGAGGAAAAATCGACAG ACTTTAATGGGCGATGGCGGGTCACGTGGCCCAATCTGGCAACCCAGTGGAGATAATTACACTAGACTGGACCGGGAGCTGAAGACGGCAAACACACAGTTCATCGATGAACAACAGACCCAGCAACAT CTCATAGCAGAACAGCAGGATGAGCAGCTGGAGTTGGTGTCAGGAACTATTGGCGTCTTGAAGAACATGTCCCAAAGGATCGGCCAAGAGCTGGATGAGCAAGCTGT AATCCTGGACGATTTTTCACATGAGATGGACAGCACTCAATCCAGACTGGATAATGTCATGAAGAAACTGGCTAAAGTGTCTCACATGACCAGCG ATCGTCGTCAGTGGTGCGCTATCGGCATTCTTCTGGCCATCCTGTTTGTCGTGATCATTCTCTTGATTGTTCTGTGA
- the LOC127943150 gene encoding immediate early response gene 5 protein-like, translating to MEYKVEAHRIMSISLGKIYNSRVQRGGIKLHKNLLVSLVLRSARQVYLSEYYSGACLNAQNEREGNEWDITDSEREKFPPSATECDRVESTEEPQQSEQSEKGRDYRENDDEVKSDQADSTSTLQQEQNQNSSLDSVAKVSSETPPETSNEPKESPSDSAVAESDSTPEANGESHQPPKTQRKRSAEESESGDSPQKRTKVASSNAEEDEEAEEMDTSNVSNLITIFGSSFSGLLSKDGAKPEAEAEDSGQICCDQMLKNLNPWSTAIVAF from the coding sequence ATGGAATACAAAGTGGAAGCCCATCGGATTATGAGTATTTCCTTAGGGAAAATCTACAACTCACGCGTTCAACGAGGCGGTATTAAATTGCATAAAAACCTCCTGGTCTCGCTGGTCCTTCGCAGCGCGCGTCAGGTCTATCTGAGCGAGTACTACAGCGGCGCGTGCCTGAACGCTCAAAACGAACGCGAAGGTAACGAATGGGACATCACGGACTCAGAGCGGGAGAAATTCCCTCCCTCTGCAACGGAATGCGACCGAGTGGAGAGCACGGAGGAGCCTCAACAGAGCGAGCAGTCCGAGAAAGGGCGCGACTATCGCGAAAACGACGATGAGGTGAAATCAGACCAGGCGGATAGTACTTCCACTTTACAACAAGAGCAAAACCAAAACTCCTCGTTAGACTCTGTGGCTAAGGTTTCATCTGAAACACCACCGGAAACCAGTAACGAGCCCAAGGAGAGTCCCTCAGACAGTGCGGTAGCAGAAAGCGACTCAACACCTGAAGCCAACGGGGAATCACATCAACCACCCAAAACGCAAAGGAAAAGAAGCGCGGAGGAGTCGGAAAGTGGCGATTCGCCTCAAAAAAGGACCAAAGTTGCCTCCTCAAACGCTGAAGAGGACGAGGAAGCCGAAGAGATGGACACGAGTAACGTGTCCAACCTCATAACGATATTTGGTTCCAGTTTCTCAGGACTTCTCAGCAAAGACGGCGCCAAACCTGAGGCCGAGGCCGAGGATAGTGGACAGATCTGCTGTGACCAAATGCTGAAGAACCTAAACCCTTGGAGCACGGCGATAGTAGCTTTCTAA